A genomic window from Tolypothrix sp. PCC 7910 includes:
- the metH gene encoding methionine synthase: MTQSFLERLHSPDAPVIVFDGAMGTNLQTQNLTAEDFGGPQYEGCNEYLIHTKPEAVAKVHRDFLAAGADVIETDTFGATSIVLAEYDLADQTYYLNKKAAELAKSVAAEFSTPEKPRFVAGSIGPTTKLPTLGHIDFDTLKTAFAEQAEALWDGGVDLFIVETCQDVLQIKAALNGIEEVFAKKGDRRPLMVSVTMESMGTMLVGTEISAVLTILAPYAIDVLGLNCATGPDLMKPHIKYLAEHSPFTVSCIPNAGLPENVGGKAHYRLTPMELRMSLMHFVEDLGVQVIGGCCGTRPEHIQQLAEIAKELKPKVRQPSLEPAAASIYTTQPYDQDNSFLIVGERLNASGSKKCRELLNAEDWDGLVSMARAQVKEGAHVLDVNVDYVGRDGVRDMHELVSRIVNNVTLPLMLDSTEWEKMEAGLKVAGGKCLLNSTNYEDGEPRFIKVLELAKRYGAGVVIGTIDEEGMARTAEKKFAIAQRAYRQAVEYGISPQEIFFDTLALPISTGIEEDRANGKATIEAIRRIRQELPGCHVILGVSNISFGLSPAARIVLNSMFLHEAMSVGMDAAIVSASKILPLAKIEPRHQEICRQLIYDERRFEGDVCVYDPLGELTTVFAGVTTKRDKGVDQNLPIEERLKRHIIDGERIGLETQLKKALESYPPLEIINTFLLDGMKVVGELFGSGQMQLPFVLQSAETMKAAVAYLEPFMEKSEAGNNAKGTVIIATVKGDVHDIGKNLVDIILSNNGYKVINLGIKQSVESIIQAYEQHKPDCIAMSGLLVKSTAFMKENLEVFNEKGITVPVILGGAALTPKFVHEDCQNTYQGKVVYGKDAFSDLHFMDKLMPAKAAGNWHDLQGFLNEVVTDEPAIKDSSSKTQTSKLKPQNSEISTEIDTRRSEAVEVDIERPTPPFWGTKLLQPEDISLEEIFWYMDLQALIAGQWQFRKPKEQTKEEYQAFLAEKVYPILEHWKQLILNENLLHPQIIYGYFPCQSEGNTLYVYDPNSRGAENAEVKASFEFPRQKSSRRLCIADFFAPKNSGIIDVFPMQAVTVGEIATEYAQKLFADNQYTDYLYFHGLAVQVAEALAEWTHARIRKELGFAAEEPDNIRDILAQRYRGSRYSFGYPACPNIQDQYKQLALLETDRINLYMDESEQLYPEQSTTAIITYHPVAKYFTA; the protein is encoded by the coding sequence ATTACTCAGTCTTTTCTTGAACGCTTGCATAGTCCAGATGCGCCGGTTATTGTCTTTGATGGTGCAATGGGTACTAACCTGCAAACCCAGAACCTGACGGCTGAAGATTTCGGCGGGCCGCAGTATGAAGGTTGTAACGAATACCTCATTCATACTAAACCCGAAGCTGTCGCTAAAGTTCACCGTGATTTTCTGGCTGCGGGTGCAGATGTCATTGAAACGGATACTTTTGGTGCGACTTCGATTGTTTTGGCTGAATATGACTTGGCGGATCAGACATATTACCTGAACAAGAAAGCCGCAGAATTGGCCAAGAGTGTAGCAGCAGAATTTTCTACGCCAGAAAAACCCCGGTTTGTCGCGGGTTCTATTGGCCCCACAACCAAACTCCCCACTTTGGGACATATCGACTTTGACACTTTGAAAACAGCCTTTGCAGAACAAGCAGAAGCGTTGTGGGATGGTGGGGTTGATTTATTTATTGTTGAGACTTGCCAAGATGTGTTGCAAATTAAAGCTGCACTCAACGGGATTGAAGAAGTATTTGCCAAAAAAGGCGATCGCCGGCCGTTAATGGTATCGGTGACAATGGAAAGTATGGGGACGATGCTGGTAGGAACCGAAATCAGCGCTGTTCTCACTATTTTGGCACCTTACGCCATTGATGTTCTCGGTCTTAACTGTGCTACTGGCCCAGATTTAATGAAGCCACATATTAAATATCTGGCAGAACATTCACCTTTTACTGTTTCTTGTATTCCTAATGCGGGTTTACCAGAAAATGTTGGTGGTAAAGCTCACTACCGCTTAACACCGATGGAATTACGGATGTCTTTGATGCATTTTGTTGAAGATTTGGGTGTCCAAGTGATTGGGGGTTGCTGTGGGACTCGTCCAGAACACATTCAACAATTAGCAGAAATTGCCAAAGAACTAAAGCCGAAAGTTAGACAACCAAGCTTAGAACCAGCAGCCGCATCAATTTACACCACTCAACCCTACGATCAAGATAACTCTTTCTTAATTGTAGGCGAACGCCTCAACGCCAGTGGTTCCAAAAAATGCCGCGAGTTGCTGAACGCTGAAGATTGGGATGGACTCGTTTCGATGGCGAGGGCACAAGTAAAAGAAGGTGCCCATGTCTTAGATGTCAACGTCGATTATGTGGGGCGTGATGGGGTACGGGATATGCACGAACTAGTTTCGCGCATTGTTAATAATGTGACATTACCCCTAATGCTTGATTCCACCGAATGGGAAAAGATGGAGGCGGGATTAAAAGTCGCTGGTGGTAAATGTTTACTCAACTCCACTAACTACGAAGATGGCGAACCGCGTTTTATTAAGGTTCTGGAATTGGCTAAAAGATACGGCGCTGGGGTAGTAATTGGCACAATTGACGAAGAAGGAATGGCACGCACCGCCGAGAAAAAATTTGCGATCGCTCAACGTGCCTATCGTCAAGCTGTAGAATATGGTATCTCTCCCCAGGAAATTTTCTTTGACACCTTAGCTTTACCTATCTCTACAGGGATTGAAGAAGATAGAGCCAATGGCAAAGCTACTATTGAAGCAATTCGCCGCATTCGCCAAGAATTGCCAGGATGTCATGTAATTTTGGGTGTTTCTAACATCTCCTTTGGTCTTAGCCCCGCCGCCCGGATTGTGCTCAATTCGATGTTTTTACACGAAGCGATGAGCGTGGGCATGGATGCAGCCATTGTCAGCGCTAGTAAGATTTTACCACTTGCCAAGATTGAACCACGCCATCAAGAAATTTGTCGGCAGTTAATTTATGATGAACGGCGGTTTGAGGGTGATGTCTGCGTTTACGATCCTTTGGGAGAACTTACCACTGTGTTTGCGGGAGTGACGACAAAACGCGATAAAGGCGTTGATCAAAATCTTCCCATAGAGGAACGCTTGAAGCGTCATATTATTGACGGCGAACGCATCGGTTTAGAAACACAACTGAAAAAAGCCTTAGAAAGCTATCCTCCTCTAGAAATTATCAACACCTTTCTCTTAGATGGGATGAAAGTGGTGGGTGAGTTGTTCGGTTCCGGACAAATGCAGTTACCCTTTGTCTTGCAGTCAGCCGAAACCATGAAAGCAGCGGTAGCATATCTCGAACCTTTTATGGAAAAATCGGAAGCTGGAAATAATGCCAAAGGAACCGTCATTATTGCCACCGTTAAAGGCGATGTCCACGACATTGGTAAGAACCTAGTGGATATAATTCTGTCCAATAACGGTTACAAAGTCATTAACTTAGGCATTAAACAATCAGTAGAAAGCATCATTCAAGCTTACGAACAGCACAAACCTGATTGTATTGCCATGAGTGGTTTGCTAGTAAAATCTACTGCCTTCATGAAAGAAAACCTAGAGGTTTTCAACGAAAAGGGAATTACTGTCCCTGTAATTTTAGGTGGTGCAGCGCTGACTCCAAAATTTGTGCATGAAGATTGCCAAAATACTTATCAAGGTAAAGTAGTTTATGGCAAAGATGCATTTTCTGATTTGCATTTCATGGATAAATTAATGCCAGCAAAAGCTGCTGGTAATTGGCATGATTTGCAAGGATTTTTAAATGAAGTAGTTACTGATGAACCTGCAATTAAAGACTCATCATCCAAAACTCAAACCTCAAAACTCAAACCTCAAAACTCAGAAATCAGCACTGAAATTGATACCAGACGTTCTGAAGCTGTGGAAGTGGATATAGAACGTCCGACTCCACCTTTTTGGGGAACCAAGTTGTTACAGCCTGAAGATATTTCTTTAGAGGAAATATTCTGGTACATGGATTTGCAGGCCTTAATTGCAGGACAATGGCAATTCCGTAAACCCAAGGAGCAAACTAAGGAAGAATATCAAGCTTTCTTAGCTGAAAAAGTTTACCCCATTTTGGAACATTGGAAACAGCTAATTCTCAATGAGAATTTGTTGCATCCTCAGATAATTTATGGGTATTTTCCTTGTCAGTCTGAGGGAAATACTTTGTATGTTTACGATCCGAACTCTAGAGGTGCAGAGAATGCAGAGGTAAAAGCAAGTTTTGAATTTCCTCGGCAGAAGTCTTCGAGACGGCTGTGTATTGCAGATTTCTTTGCACCCAAGAATTCAGGGATAATTGATGTGTTCCCAATGCAAGCGGTGACTGTAGGAGAAATTGCCACAGAGTATGCCCAAAAGTTATTTGCAGATAATCAATACACTGATTATTTGTATTTTCACGGTTTAGCGGTGCAAGTAGCAGAAGCCTTGGCAGAGTGGACACACGCCCGAATTCGTAAGGAATTGGGTTTTGCGGCTGAGGAGCCAGATAATATTCGGGATATCTTAGCACAGCGCTATCGTGGTTCTCGGTATAGTTTCGGCTATCCCGCTTGTCCTAATATTCAAGATCAGTACAAGCAACTGGCTCTATTGGAGACTGACAGGATTAACTTGTATATGGATGAAAGTGAGCAACTTTATCCGGAGCAGTCTACAACGGCGATTATTACTTACCATCCAGTAGCGAAGTACTTTACTGCCTAG
- a CDS encoding thioredoxin family protein — protein sequence MTILESIDTPVGSYAPDFELPGTDNQVHHLSRYLNKFRAVAVISMSNHCPYVSLYLGRLKKMQAEFANIGFTLIGMNGSATFGHPTESFENMKVFAQRHQLNFPYLWDPTQDVTHSFGANKTPMAFLIDNVGIVRYKGMIDDHPDSPLDVGQDYLKKAIASLLKGHKIYPPETEAVGTSIMWRN from the coding sequence ATGACTATACTTGAATCAATTGATACTCCTGTTGGAAGCTATGCACCGGACTTTGAGTTACCAGGGACTGACAATCAGGTACACCATCTGAGCCGTTATCTCAACAAATTCCGTGCAGTTGCTGTAATTTCGATGTCTAACCATTGTCCTTATGTAAGCTTATATTTAGGTAGACTGAAAAAGATGCAGGCGGAATTTGCCAACATCGGTTTTACGCTGATTGGTATGAATGGTAGTGCAACTTTTGGGCATCCAACAGAAAGCTTTGAAAATATGAAAGTTTTTGCCCAGCGTCACCAATTAAACTTCCCCTATCTATGGGATCCCACCCAAGATGTCACCCACAGCTTCGGTGCAAATAAAACACCTATGGCTTTTTTAATAGATAATGTGGGTATAGTTCGCTACAAGGGCATGATTGACGATCACCCTGATAGTCCCTTAGATGTGGGACAAGATTATTTAAAAAAAGCGATCGCATCGCTACTGAAAGGCCATAAAATATATCCACCAGAAACTGAGGCAGTAGGTACTTCAATAATGTGGCGTAACTAG
- a CDS encoding penicillin-binding protein 2 — MRKSPSRSKFQNFRTSNFTRQRKGTQRGLLETSTPNTQEAIPNTRTRLLITWGLLMAAGLGLAINLYQLQIVNGTKLTEKARKQQMVNLRPFMPRRPVIDRGNNLLAIDRPVYTVFAHPKLFDKSNEEIAQRLAPILNKDVAELVKIFESKKSGITLTPALPEELADRFMRLNLNGFEFVQKYARFYPQEDIAADVVGYVNLDRRGQAGVEYSQEKLLERSVQTVRLSRAGNGALMPDHAPDGFLHFDDLQLQLTIDSRLQRAARSALKQQMEKFGAKRGGVIVMDAADGSLLALVSQPSYNPNQYSKADISLFKNWTVADLYEPGSTFKPLNVAIALENGVIKSDDVFNDPGSIQVTDRIIKNAQNKSYGRINIAEILQHSSNIGMVQIIQRLQPNIYYNWLERLGLGQPMDTDLPFEVGSRLKSQEEFISTPIEPATTSFGQGFSLTPLQLVQMHGALANGGKLVTPHVVKGLIDSKGQMHYLPNRPMPRQIFSPATTQQVVEMMETVVSKGSGKAAQIPGYRIAGKTGTAQKASASGGYQVGARITSFVGILPVEAPRYVVLALVDEPKGENAYGSTVAAPIVKAVMEALIPIEQIPPSSTVNPVPADTAN; from the coding sequence ATGCGTAAGTCACCAAGTAGAAGTAAATTCCAAAATTTTCGGACTTCCAATTTTACCCGGCAGAGGAAGGGTACTCAACGAGGGTTATTAGAAACCTCTACGCCTAACACTCAAGAAGCAATACCAAATACGAGAACTCGGCTATTGATCACATGGGGTCTACTCATGGCAGCAGGGTTAGGTTTAGCAATTAATTTGTATCAACTACAAATTGTTAACGGCACAAAACTAACCGAAAAGGCGCGCAAGCAACAAATGGTAAATTTGCGACCTTTTATGCCTCGTCGCCCAGTCATAGATCGTGGCAATAATTTGTTAGCAATTGACCGTCCTGTCTACACTGTCTTTGCTCATCCCAAGTTATTTGATAAGTCTAATGAAGAAATAGCGCAGCGGCTGGCACCTATTTTAAATAAAGACGTTGCTGAGTTGGTAAAAATATTTGAAAGTAAAAAAAGTGGTATTACACTAACTCCTGCATTACCAGAAGAACTTGCCGATCGCTTTATGCGGTTAAATTTAAATGGGTTTGAATTTGTGCAAAAATACGCAAGATTTTACCCACAAGAAGATATAGCAGCTGATGTTGTTGGCTACGTTAATCTTGACCGTCGTGGTCAGGCTGGAGTGGAATATAGTCAAGAGAAGTTACTCGAACGTTCTGTGCAAACGGTGCGGTTAAGCCGTGCTGGGAATGGTGCATTGATGCCAGATCATGCACCAGATGGATTTTTGCACTTTGATGACTTGCAATTACAGCTAACTATCGATAGCCGCCTGCAAAGGGCAGCTCGTTCTGCACTCAAACAACAGATGGAAAAGTTTGGTGCAAAACGAGGGGGGGTAATTGTTATGGATGCAGCCGATGGTTCTTTATTGGCCTTGGTTTCCCAACCTAGCTACAATCCAAATCAATATTCTAAAGCTGATATTTCACTATTTAAAAACTGGACAGTAGCAGATCTGTATGAGCCAGGATCGACTTTTAAGCCATTAAATGTAGCGATCGCTCTCGAAAATGGTGTAATTAAATCAGACGATGTCTTTAATGACCCTGGTTCAATTCAAGTAACTGACCGCATTATTAAAAATGCTCAGAACAAAAGTTACGGCAGGATTAATATTGCCGAAATTCTGCAACATTCCAGCAATATTGGCATGGTACAAATTATCCAAAGATTACAGCCTAATATTTACTATAACTGGCTGGAACGCTTGGGGTTAGGTCAACCTATGGATACAGATTTGCCTTTTGAAGTTGGTAGTCGGCTCAAAAGCCAAGAAGAATTTATTTCCACGCCCATTGAACCTGCAACTACTTCTTTTGGTCAAGGCTTTTCTTTAACACCCTTACAGTTAGTACAAATGCATGGGGCCTTAGCTAATGGCGGGAAATTGGTAACGCCTCATGTAGTTAAAGGACTAATTGATAGTAAAGGGCAAATGCATTATTTACCTAATCGTCCTATGCCACGCCAAATTTTCTCACCTGCAACAACCCAACAGGTAGTAGAAATGATGGAAACTGTGGTGTCTAAAGGTAGTGGTAAGGCAGCACAAATTCCTGGCTATCGAATTGCAGGTAAAACAGGTACAGCTCAAAAGGCGAGTGCTTCTGGTGGCTACCAAGTTGGTGCCAGAATTACGAGTTTTGTGGGAATTTTGCCTGTGGAAGCTCCCCGTTATGTGGTTTTAGCATTGGTAGACGAACCGAAAGGAGAAAACGCCTATGGTTCCACCGTCGCTGCACCGATTGTCAAAGCTGTCATGGAAGCTTTGATTCCTATTGAACAAATTCCCCCAAGTTCAACAGTTAATCCAGTCCCAGCAGATACGGCGAATTGA
- the frr gene encoding ribosome recycling factor, translating to MKLAEAESTMQKTVEATQRAFNTIRTGRANASLLDKVLVEYYGTPTPLKSLANISTPDASTILIQPYDRSSLNIVEKAISLSDVGLTPSNDGSVIRLNIPPLTSDRRKELVKIAAKYAEEGRVGIRNIRRDALDSIRKQEKSAEISEDEARDQQDKLQKITNKYTARIDELLAEKEKDISTV from the coding sequence GTGAAATTAGCTGAAGCTGAGAGTACTATGCAAAAGACTGTTGAGGCAACTCAACGGGCTTTTAACACAATTCGTACTGGCCGTGCCAATGCGAGTCTACTAGATAAGGTATTAGTAGAGTATTACGGTACACCTACTCCTTTAAAATCACTGGCAAATATCAGTACACCTGATGCCTCAACCATTCTCATTCAACCTTACGATCGCAGTAGTTTGAATATTGTGGAAAAGGCAATTTCCCTGTCAGATGTGGGTTTAACCCCCAGCAACGACGGTTCTGTAATTCGGCTGAATATACCGCCCCTGACAAGCGATCGCCGTAAAGAACTAGTCAAAATTGCTGCTAAGTATGCAGAAGAAGGTCGTGTTGGTATTCGCAACATCCGCCGCGATGCTTTAGATTCCATTCGTAAACAGGAAAAAAGCGCAGAAATTTCTGAGGATGAAGCTAGAGACCAACAAGATAAACTGCAAAAAATCACTAACAAATACACTGCCAGAATCGACGAGTTATTGGCAGAAAAAGAAAAGGACATTTCTACTGTCTGA
- the ruvC gene encoding crossover junction endodeoxyribonuclease RuvC, translated as MEKRILGLDPGLAILGFGVINCKKNETKIQDTTVQMVDFGVISTPANAEMGQRLCTLFDDLHTLMEELQPDLVAIEKLFFYRMSSTILVAQARGVIMLALAQRRLPYVEFTPAQIKQALTGYGNAEKYEVQEAVARELNLEDIPKPDDASDALAVALTAWFQV; from the coding sequence ATGGAAAAGCGCATTTTAGGATTAGATCCCGGATTGGCGATTTTAGGATTTGGGGTAATTAACTGCAAGAAAAATGAAACCAAGATCCAAGATACAACCGTCCAGATGGTAGATTTTGGCGTAATCAGTACACCCGCAAATGCGGAAATGGGGCAACGGCTGTGTACCTTATTTGACGATTTGCACACCCTGATGGAGGAATTGCAACCTGACTTAGTTGCCATCGAAAAATTATTCTTCTATCGTATGTCAAGTACTATTCTGGTTGCACAAGCAAGGGGTGTAATCATGTTAGCGTTGGCGCAGCGTCGTCTCCCTTATGTGGAGTTTACCCCTGCCCAAATTAAACAAGCGTTAACGGGATATGGTAATGCTGAAAAGTATGAAGTGCAAGAGGCAGTTGCAAGAGAGTTAAATTTAGAGGATATCCCTAAGCCAGACGATGCCTCAGATGCTTTAGCTGTGGCTTTAACGGCTTGGTTTCAGGTATAA
- a CDS encoding pentapeptide repeat-containing protein, with amino-acid sequence MAISNSQQKNSTIPDISNKKVLRIVIENLKQENLEISLAVFDDLAKIAQTEPKLHWQIMKALTNFVRNNASALPQAEIKGSNLLTVRADIQAALTVIASRNSKQDLENEQLDLSHTNISGAKLAEANLAQTNFYQTNLSGADLCRANLQGAILSAANLSGANLSGANLKEAILSAATLSGANLSGANLQRANLYLAKLDGAILNDAITTGANFRDTKFSQIINNQNISN; translated from the coding sequence ATGGCTATAAGTAATAGCCAACAAAAAAATTCAACAATTCCTGATATTTCCAATAAAAAAGTTTTAAGAATAGTAATTGAAAACCTTAAACAAGAAAACTTAGAAATTAGTTTAGCTGTATTTGATGATTTAGCAAAAATTGCCCAAACCGAGCCAAAACTCCATTGGCAAATCATGAAAGCTCTCACTAATTTTGTGCGAAATAATGCTTCTGCTCTACCTCAAGCAGAGATTAAAGGCAGTAACCTATTAACAGTTCGTGCAGATATTCAAGCAGCTTTAACAGTTATTGCTAGCAGAAATTCTAAGCAAGATTTGGAAAATGAGCAACTAGATTTGAGCCATACAAATATCAGTGGAGCTAAACTTGCTGAAGCAAATTTAGCACAAACAAATTTTTACCAAACCAATCTTTCTGGTGCTGATCTCTGTAGGGCTAATCTGCAAGGAGCAATCCTCAGTGCAGCTAATTTATCTGGCGCTAACCTTTCTGGAGCTAATCTAAAAGAAGCAATTCTCAGCGCAGCTACTTTATCTGGTGCTAATCTTTCTGGAGCTAATTTACAACGGGCAAACCTTTATTTAGCCAAGCTTGATGGCGCAATTCTTAATGATGCCATAACCACTGGAGCAAACTTCCGAGATACTAAATTTTCCCAGATTATCAATAATCAAAATATATCAAATTAA
- the tsaE gene encoding tRNA (adenosine(37)-N6)-threonylcarbamoyltransferase complex ATPase subunit type 1 TsaE: MADKIKIMLANAEATQNLGIALAQSLHAGSVILLEGDLGAGKTTLVQGIGQGLGITESIVSPTFTIINEYIEGRLPLYHLDLYRLEPQEVAALNLETYWESFEVIPGIVAIEWAERMPYQPDSYLSIYLTYTNEGDRLAEITPYNVGIGDWDWG, translated from the coding sequence ATGGCAGATAAAATCAAAATTATGCTCGCCAATGCAGAAGCAACCCAAAATTTAGGTATTGCTTTAGCACAATCTCTTCATGCTGGCAGTGTAATTTTACTAGAAGGAGATTTGGGTGCTGGCAAAACTACTTTAGTGCAAGGAATTGGCCAGGGTTTGGGAATCACTGAATCTATTGTCAGCCCTACTTTTACAATTATTAATGAATATATAGAAGGACGGCTACCCCTTTACCATTTGGATTTATATCGTTTAGAACCACAAGAAGTTGCCGCCTTAAACTTAGAAACATACTGGGAAAGTTTTGAGGTGATACCGGGAATTGTCGCCATCGAGTGGGCAGAAAGGATGCCTTACCAACCAGATAGTTATTTGAGTATTTATTTAACTTATACAAATGAAGGCGATCGCCTCGCCGAAATTACTCCATACAATGTGGGGATTGGGGACTGGGACTGGGGATAA
- the pyrH gene encoding UMP kinase, translating into MGTNYRRVLLKLSGEALMGNMGYGIDPEVVKEIAQEVGEVVATGVQIAIVVGGGNIFRGVKAASAGMDRATADYIGMIATVMNAMTLQDSLERMGIQTRVQTAIAMQELAEPYIRRRAIRHLEKGRVVIFGAGSGNPFFTTDTTAALRAAEIDAEVIFKATKVDGVYDADPHIYPDAKRYTSLTYAHVLAQDLRVMDTTAIALCKENNIPILVFDLTVRGNIHRAVMGESIGTLVGGSCEIS; encoded by the coding sequence ATGGGAACGAATTACCGACGGGTTTTACTTAAACTGAGCGGTGAAGCTTTAATGGGCAACATGGGCTATGGCATTGATCCAGAAGTGGTCAAGGAAATAGCGCAAGAAGTAGGAGAGGTGGTAGCCACTGGCGTTCAGATCGCGATCGTCGTTGGCGGCGGCAATATTTTTCGAGGCGTGAAAGCGGCTTCGGCGGGGATGGACCGGGCAACCGCTGACTACATCGGGATGATTGCCACGGTAATGAATGCCATGACGCTGCAAGATTCGCTAGAGCGAATGGGGATACAGACGCGAGTGCAAACAGCGATCGCTATGCAAGAATTAGCTGAACCGTATATTCGTCGTCGTGCCATCCGTCATCTTGAAAAAGGACGGGTGGTAATTTTTGGCGCTGGTTCGGGAAATCCCTTCTTTACGACTGACACTACTGCGGCATTAAGAGCTGCAGAAATTGATGCAGAAGTGATTTTTAAAGCCACCAAGGTAGATGGAGTATATGATGCTGACCCCCATATCTATCCTGATGCCAAACGTTACACCAGCCTCACCTACGCCCATGTTTTGGCTCAAGATTTGCGGGTAATGGATACTACCGCGATTGCCTTGTGTAAAGAAAATAATATCCCGATTCTTGTATTTGACTTAACGGTGCGAGGTAATATCCATCGGGCAGTCATGGGAGAATCGATCGGCACCCTTGTGGGAGGTTCTTGTGAAATTAGCTGA
- a CDS encoding alpha/beta fold hydrolase, which translates to MKTSINGFTATKTWIWQEFAISYQSQGSAGPAVVMVHGFGASWWHWRQNIPVLAANCRVYAIDLIGFGGSAKPKPGEEIAYTLENWGQQVADFCREVVGGPAFLVGNSIGCIVAMQAAVSNPEIALGVALLNCSLRLLHDRKRASLPWSRRFGAPLLQRVLSIKPIGEFFFNQVAKPKTVRKILLQAYANSEAVTDELVDILTAPASDPGAVAVFLAFTSYSTGPLPEELLLVLPCPAIIIWGTADPWEPIDLGRELANYPQVQKFIPLEGVGHCPQDEAPELVNPILLDWIRERSQHEEN; encoded by the coding sequence ATGAAGACTTCTATAAACGGATTTACCGCAACAAAAACTTGGATTTGGCAAGAATTCGCTATTTCCTATCAAAGTCAAGGAAGTGCTGGGCCAGCAGTTGTGATGGTACATGGCTTTGGAGCCTCATGGTGGCATTGGCGACAAAATATCCCCGTATTAGCTGCAAATTGCCGTGTTTATGCCATTGATTTGATTGGCTTTGGTGGTTCAGCTAAACCTAAACCAGGTGAAGAAATTGCTTACACACTCGAGAATTGGGGACAGCAAGTAGCAGATTTTTGTCGCGAGGTGGTAGGTGGGCCCGCGTTTTTAGTCGGGAATTCTATTGGCTGTATTGTGGCAATGCAAGCAGCAGTCAGCAACCCAGAAATAGCATTAGGGGTAGCATTGCTCAACTGCTCATTAAGATTATTACACGATCGCAAACGGGCAAGTTTACCTTGGTCGCGGCGTTTTGGCGCACCTCTGCTTCAGCGAGTCTTATCTATTAAACCAATTGGCGAGTTCTTCTTCAATCAAGTTGCTAAACCAAAAACAGTCAGGAAAATTCTCTTGCAAGCCTACGCTAATTCTGAGGCGGTAACAGACGAGTTAGTAGATATTTTAACTGCACCAGCTAGTGATCCTGGTGCGGTAGCAGTATTTTTAGCTTTTACCAGTTATTCTACAGGCCCCTTACCAGAAGAACTTTTACTTGTACTACCCTGTCCAGCAATTATTATTTGGGGAACAGCCGATCCTTGGGAACCAATAGATTTAGGTAGAGAATTAGCCAACTACCCCCAAGTACAAAAGTTTATTCCCCTCGAAGGCGTAGGACATTGTCCCCAAGACGAAGCACCAGAATTAGTCAACCCGATTTTACTCGATTGGATACGGGAGCGATCGCAGCATGAGGAGAATTAG